A window from Triticum aestivum cultivar Chinese Spring chromosome 6D, IWGSC CS RefSeq v2.1, whole genome shotgun sequence encodes these proteins:
- the LOC123144710 gene encoding B3 domain-containing protein Os02g0598200, producing MSSGELARQDRSRSRDTEMECEEEEEEEDETCKMLSEEEEQEVEMWDKKVQSRKASTGSLEKGRRMEEPIELSDDADDNETIMEMSKKAAKHKEKKRRHNDDGDHKKKKKKSVSSHGGDKNTHSADRDKDMRRDMLLSPNKNKGPFHSKEKSWKMPSSHGGDRKMHRGGHHNDNKSSMMWRSEYDKYKGMKKKEMNKDKKPWPVHNGGSREEKKKTALFLSKEGKMPMLDDSSNKGNKRKKMPMMYDKVKKPRTSDKDDKAGSYDRKKTTLGYNAGQKVQSGHGEEKKVKFAFFKVAGEHFEEFLLIPPKPAGAPKMVGLTNQLVCLEDSEGKSSMVRLSVVDGSLAFYQGWSNFVSDHSIKWAEIILFEYTGCSKFSVRVFGADSWERVSFIVETRGEEKKQKESYAPDDLVPCRCSRDINGHHYVSGEYIGSNRTKTKSDGYTDNAEVSPSNLVAKSMNAVPGTCRMSANSTQDPNGVVGGIVCGSSVAPDNKDGHLANRKHTANAIFPSYIKDTTRSPEIIVMADEAPLAQENKDTVALDNKKENLSIGECKTKCNASVTCNNEKTTRLELVPVTTDAAPLSQENGDAVELTTFVGHIEDSVMMKESTSAKCAEIHGSDEDLRRKQEGNTVRLECTAAVDKFPSNNKMDTNGNACSKYEYPGSFQCLEKWKGATVSGREALDGTGLIRPEKRLKTEEKLVGAMGVNPVERGYDGTHSCVPSQISESGLTRTKIEHSVNGKGATGKPETKIEQVGTVESIGCRQERNNISISANRAVARQTEHHFFRKEDTKSSNPAPPVPLLPVKVEVSELDDHRPVLKANLQFVVPSTAQTRLELPDPLSNAVGRKGRLDQNIVMLKDPMKRLWPVFYHETSLFVGFTGGWKSFVAANKLEAGDLCVLLMDLDEDELVYDVEITRK from the exons ATGAGTAGTGGTGAGCTGGCACGCCAGGACCGATCCAGGAGCCGTGACACGGAGATGGaatgcgaggaggaggaggaggaggaggatgagacgTGCAAAATGctcagcgaggaggaggagcaggaggtggAGATGTGGGACAAGAAGGTGCAGAGCCGGAAAGCATCCACTGGAAGCCTGGAGAAGGGGAGGAGAATGGAAGAGCCTATCGAACTGAGCGACGACGCCGATGACAATGAGACGATAATGGAAATGTCGAAGAAGGCGGccaagcacaaggagaagaagaggaggcacAATGACGATGGTGaccataagaagaagaagaagaaatctgtgAGCAGCCATGGTGGTGACAAGAACACACATAGTGCCGATCGTGACAAGGATATGAGGAGGGACATGCTGCTCTCGCCCAACAAGAACAAGGGCCCTTTCCATTCCAAGGAGAAGAGCTGGAAAATGCCGAGCAGCCACGGCGGTGATAGGAAGATGCACCGTGGTGGTCACCACAATGATAACAAAAGCAGTATGATGTGGAGGTCCGAGTATGACAAGTACAAGGGGATGAAAAAGAAGGAAATGAACAAGGATAAGAAACCGTGGCCCGTGCATAACGGTGGCAGcagggaagagaagaagaagacagCGCTCTTTCTGTCCAAGGAGGGAAAAATGCCTATGCTGGACGACAGCAGCAACAAGGGAAACAAGAGGAAGAAGATGCCAATGATGTATGATAAGGTGAAGAAACCACGGACCAGTGACAAGGATGACAAGGCAGGCAGTTATGACAGAAAGAAGACAACACTAGGCTATAACGCAGGGCAGAAGGTGCAAAGCGGTCACGGAGAGGAGAAAAAAGTAAAATTTGCATTCTTCAAGGTTGCAGGCGAACATTTTGAGGAATTCCTG TTGATACCACCAAAGCCGGCAGGGGCACCCAAAATGGTGGGCTTGACTAATCAGCTTGTATGTCTTGAAGACTCAGAGGGGAAGTCTTCAATGGTCAGGCTATCAGTGGTAGATGGTTCCCTAGCTTTTTATCAGGGGTGGAGCAATTTTGTTTCAGACCATTCCATTAAGTGGGCTGAAATCATCCTGTTTGAGTACACTGGCTGCTCAAAGTTTTCTGTGCGGGTCTTCGGTGCGGATTCTTGGGAGAGAGTATCTTTCATTGTTGAAACGCGAGGTGAAGAGAAGAAACAGAAAGAGAGTTATGCACCTGATGATTTGGTCCCATGTCGGTGCTCTAGAGACATAAATGGTCATCATTATGTTTCTGGTGAATATATTGGGAGCAACAGGACGAAAACAAAGTCTGATGGATATACAGATAATGCTGAGGTTTCTCCCAGTAATTTAGTTGCTAAATCTATGAATGCAGTTCCAGGGACATGTCGTATGTCTGCCAATTCAACACAAGATCCTAACGGAGTAGTAGGCGGGATCGTATGTGGATCCTCAGTGGCTCCAGATAACAAGGATGGACATTTGGCGAATAGGAAGCACACAGCAAATGCTATTTTTCCATCATATATCAAAGATACTACAAGGAGCCCTGAAATAATTGTAATGGCTGATGAAGCTCCTTTAGCACAAGAAAATAAGGACACAGTGGCTCTTGATAACAAAAAGGAAAATCTTAGCATTGGAGAGTGCAAAACGAAGTGCAATGCTTCAGTAACGTGCAACAATGAAAAAACAACTAGGCTTGAATTAGTCCCAGTTACTACTGATGCAGCTCCTTTGTCACAAGAAAATGGTGATGCAGTCGAGCTAACCACATTTGTTGGTCACATAGAAGATTCAGTCATGATGAAGGAATCTACTTCGGCAAAATGTGCAGAAATACACGGTTCAGACGAAGATTTAAGGAGGAAACAAGAAGGAAATACAGTTCGATTAGAATGCACTGCTGCTGTGGACAAATTTCCTAGCAATAACAAGATGGACACCAATGGAAATGCTTGCAGCAAATATGAATATCCAGGAAGTTTCCAGTGCTTGGAGAAATGGAAGGGGGCGACTGTGAGTGGTCGAGAGGCTCTTGATGGCACTGGACTGATTAGACCTGAAAAAAGACTGAAAACTGAGGAGAAATTGGTTGGTGCAATGGGAGTAAACCCTGTTGAACGCGGGTATGATGGTACTCACTCCTGTGTGCCTAGCCAAATATCAGAGTCTGGGCTTACTAGGACGAAGATTGAACATTCTGTCAATGGAAAAG GCGCTACTGGTAAACCTGAAACAAAAATAGAGCAAGTGGGAACCGTGGAAAGCATTGGATGCAGACAGGAAAGGAACAATATTTCTATAAGTGCCAACCGTGCAGTTGCACGTCAGACAG AACATCATTTCTTCCGAAAGGAAGATACGAAGTCTAGCAATCCTGCGCCCCCGGTGCCTTTGCTGCCTGTCAAGGTTGAAGTTTCGGAGTTAGATGATCATCGTCCCGTATTGAAGGCCAATTTACAGTTCGTCGTCCCTTCTACCGCTCAGACAAGGCTT GAGTTACCCGATCCACTCTCCAATGCTGTCGGGCGCAAAGGGAGGCTGGACCAGAACATTGTAATGCTGAAGGATCCTATGAAGAGATTATGGCCGGTGTTCTACCATGAGACCTCCTTATTCGTGGGCTTCACCGGTGGCTGGAAATCTTTCGTCGCAGCAAACAAGCTTGAGGCAGGGGATCTCTGCGTGCTTCTGATGGACCTGGATGAAGATGAGCTAGTGTACGATGTTGAGATCACCCGGAAATGA